The following are encoded together in the Vibrio splendidus genome:
- the cmoA gene encoding carboxy-S-adenosyl-L-methionine synthase CmoA translates to MSNTDNIFSAPIDKIGDFTFDARVAEVFPDMIQRSVPGYSNIISAIGMLAERFVKPHSNIYDLGCSLGAATLSMRRHIQQEGCTIFAVDNSQAMVERCKLHVNAYRSDTPVEVIEADIREVEIKDASVVVLNFTLQFLSPDDRYALLERIYAGLRPGGILILSEKYVFEDESSNELLIDLHHDFKRANGYSELEVSQKRSAIENVMRPDSIPVHKERFDKIGFSSSEVWFQCFNFGSMFAIK, encoded by the coding sequence ATGAGCAACACAGACAATATCTTTTCCGCTCCTATTGATAAAATTGGTGATTTCACCTTTGATGCAAGGGTTGCTGAAGTATTTCCGGATATGATTCAACGCTCGGTGCCTGGCTATAGCAACATTATCTCCGCAATCGGCATGCTGGCTGAGCGCTTTGTAAAGCCACATTCAAATATTTATGACCTGGGCTGCTCTCTTGGTGCGGCGACACTTTCTATGCGTCGCCATATTCAGCAAGAAGGCTGCACCATTTTCGCTGTTGATAATTCACAAGCGATGGTTGAACGCTGCAAGTTGCACGTTAATGCTTACCGCAGTGACACGCCAGTTGAAGTCATTGAAGCCGACATCCGTGAAGTAGAGATTAAAGACGCCTCTGTTGTGGTTCTTAACTTTACGCTGCAATTTCTGTCTCCCGACGACCGATACGCTCTGCTTGAGAGAATTTATGCAGGCTTGCGCCCGGGCGGGATCTTAATTCTGTCAGAAAAATACGTATTCGAAGATGAAAGTTCAAATGAACTGCTTATCGACCTGCACCATGATTTCAAACGTGCCAATGGATACAGCGAGCTTGAAGTAAGCCAAAAACGCAGTGCAATCGAAAACGTGATGCGTCCAGACTCGATCCCTGTCCACAAGGAACGCTTTGATAAGATTGGCTTCTCAAGCAGCGAAGTGTGGTTCCAATGCTTCAACTTTGGTTCAATGTTCGCGATTAAATAG
- the cmoB gene encoding tRNA 5-methoxyuridine(34)/uridine 5-oxyacetic acid(34) synthase CmoB, with amino-acid sequence MFNFANFYQLIAQDTRLQPWLNVLPQQLTDWQNAEHGDFDRWLRALNKIPQGVPDQVDLKNSVTIGSSTPFHTGELKKLESLLKTFHPWRKGPYTVHDIHIDTEWRSDWKWDRVLPHISPLKNRSVLDVGCGNGYHMWRMLGEGARLTVGIDPSHLFLVQFEAIRKLMGDDQRAHLLPLGIEQLPKLEAYDTVFSMGVLYHRRSPLDHLIQLKDQLASGGELVLETLVIEGDENAVLVPVDRYAQMRNVYFFPSARALKRWLEQVGFEDVRIVDENVTTIGEQRTTEWMTHNSLPDYLDPNDPSKTVEGHPAPRRAVLVATKP; translated from the coding sequence ATGTTTAATTTTGCCAATTTTTATCAACTCATTGCCCAAGACACTCGCCTACAGCCGTGGCTCAATGTTCTTCCTCAACAGCTGACGGATTGGCAAAATGCAGAGCACGGTGACTTCGACCGTTGGTTGCGTGCACTGAATAAAATCCCTCAAGGCGTGCCTGACCAAGTTGATCTGAAAAACTCAGTAACCATTGGTAGCTCGACACCATTTCACACAGGTGAACTTAAGAAGTTAGAAAGCTTACTAAAGACCTTCCATCCGTGGAGGAAGGGGCCTTACACCGTTCACGATATTCATATCGATACGGAGTGGCGCAGTGACTGGAAATGGGACCGTGTCCTTCCTCATATTTCTCCATTGAAAAACCGCTCTGTGCTTGATGTAGGTTGTGGCAATGGTTACCACATGTGGCGCATGCTAGGTGAAGGCGCACGTCTAACGGTGGGTATCGACCCTTCTCATCTATTCTTGGTTCAGTTTGAAGCAATTCGTAAGTTAATGGGCGATGACCAACGTGCTCACCTATTACCTTTAGGTATTGAGCAACTGCCAAAACTAGAAGCCTACGATACTGTATTTAGCATGGGTGTGCTGTACCACCGTCGTTCACCACTGGATCACTTGATTCAGCTAAAAGACCAATTGGCATCTGGCGGTGAGCTGGTTCTTGAAACCTTGGTGATTGAAGGTGACGAGAATGCGGTATTGGTCCCTGTTGACCGTTACGCGCAAATGAGAAATGTGTACTTCTTCCCTTCTGCTCGCGCACTGAAACGCTGGCTAGAACAGGTTGGCTTTGAAGACGTGCGTATCGTTGACGAAAATGTCACGACGATTGGCGAACAACGCACAACAGAATGGATGACACACAACTCCCTTCCCGATTACCTCGATCCGAATGATCCAAGTAAAACGGTTGAGGGTCACCCTGCCCCAAGACGTGCCGTTCTTGTCGCGACGAAACCGTAA
- a CDS encoding inactive transglutaminase family protein, translating to MTSRIPFYISIFLLIVAGITLSMFRHTTYGVPWTPGETRQVWDVEARIEFNAVGKEAKISLAAPHTQSNYTLIGESASSPGYGISYLNTESGRRAEWSIRHADGPQTIYYKTQFLVDNQAKIDAIPPEGEITQPSFDGPEEAAALALIDRATKRSADNITFTRELIKTLNDPDSQNSALILNNMSKVEATHKLLSAANIHNKVVGVIELEDGRRRQSIQQMNQIWDNDQWVLFSPESSEQQVQPNLLIWDESNVSLLDVVGGQNSKVHFSMIAQEVTPTEATNSKVSADQLLNLSIHSLPLEEQAMFKTIMLIPIGALIVVFLRVIIGLKTSGTFMPVLIAVAFVQTQLVTGIVGFLLIVGTGLIIRSYLSKLNLLLVARISAVIITVIMIISVFTVVAFKVGLTEGLSITFFPMIILSWTIERMSILWEEEGAKEVVLQGGGSLFTAVLVYLGMTNPFIQHLTFNFIGLQLVILATILLLGNYTGYRLTELRRFKPLAED from the coding sequence ATGACGTCAAGAATTCCATTTTATATCTCTATTTTCCTGCTCATCGTGGCAGGTATAACACTGAGTATGTTCAGACATACAACCTACGGTGTACCTTGGACTCCAGGGGAAACCAGGCAGGTTTGGGACGTTGAAGCTCGTATCGAGTTCAATGCGGTTGGTAAAGAAGCAAAAATTTCATTAGCGGCTCCTCACACTCAATCTAATTACACACTTATTGGTGAGTCAGCTTCATCTCCAGGTTACGGCATCTCTTACTTGAACACCGAGTCAGGTCGTCGTGCAGAATGGTCTATTCGCCACGCTGATGGCCCGCAAACTATCTACTACAAGACTCAATTCCTAGTTGATAACCAAGCAAAAATTGATGCGATACCACCAGAAGGTGAAATTACGCAACCAAGCTTTGATGGTCCAGAAGAAGCGGCTGCGTTGGCACTGATTGACCGAGCAACCAAGCGCTCAGCAGACAACATAACCTTCACTCGTGAACTTATCAAAACGCTTAATGATCCAGACAGCCAAAACTCTGCGCTGATTCTGAATAACATGAGCAAAGTTGAAGCAACACACAAGCTACTTTCAGCAGCAAATATCCACAATAAAGTGGTTGGCGTTATCGAGCTAGAAGATGGCCGTCGTCGTCAATCTATCCAGCAAATGAACCAGATCTGGGATAACGACCAATGGGTTTTATTCTCTCCTGAATCAAGCGAACAGCAAGTTCAGCCAAACCTGCTAATTTGGGATGAATCAAATGTATCTCTATTAGACGTGGTTGGCGGTCAGAACAGTAAAGTTCACTTCTCGATGATTGCTCAGGAGGTGACTCCCACTGAAGCAACCAACAGTAAAGTCTCTGCGGATCAGCTGTTAAACCTTTCCATTCATAGTCTGCCGCTAGAAGAGCAAGCGATGTTTAAAACCATCATGCTGATTCCTATCGGTGCTCTGATTGTTGTGTTCCTACGTGTCATCATCGGCCTGAAAACGTCTGGTACGTTCATGCCTGTACTGATTGCAGTAGCCTTTGTACAAACACAATTGGTAACGGGTATTGTCGGCTTCCTACTTATCGTAGGTACAGGTCTTATTATTCGAAGTTACTTATCCAAGCTCAACTTGCTACTGGTCGCCAGGATATCCGCCGTAATCATTACGGTAATCATGATTATCTCTGTGTTTACTGTAGTGGCGTTTAAAGTCGGTCTGACTGAAGGTCTATCGATTACGTTCTTCCCAATGATTATCCTATCTTGGACTATCGAACGTATGTCTATCCTATGGGAAGAAGAAGGGGCGAAAGAGGTAGTGCTACAAGGTGGTGGTTCTCTATTTACCGCTGTTCTTGTTTACTTAGGCATGACTAACCCGTTCATCCAGCATTTAACGTTTAATTTTATTGGTTTACAGCTTGTTATTCTAGCGACCATCTTGCTACTAGGTAACTACACAGGCTACCGTCTAACCGAGCTTCGTCGCTTTAAACCGCTAGCGGAGGACTAA
- the fdhF gene encoding formate dehydrogenase subunit alpha: MIQIVIDGKYRIVEQGQTVLEAAKTCGLEIPSLCGLNKTADKVPCDLCVVEVDGVGVTRSCELEVSNGLNITTQSKQLTIHRQDALNRIMTDHYADCEAPCQTACPAGVDIQSYLHHIAQNDHIKAIEVIKKTLPMPLSIGRVCPAFCETECRRNLVDESIAIRQLKRHAADADLAAQESYMPTKKPIKGKSIAIVGSGPGGLTAGYYLSNEGYDVSVYESMPKAGGWLRYGIPEYRLPKSILDKEIELMCRNGMSVECDKKLGVDFTLSDLSNDFDAVCLAVGASQAVEMNYPGSDLGGCYLGVDYLKDYVIDQQYVTGKKVAVIGGGNTAIDCARTAVRDGADTTLIYRRTRDEMPAEDYEIEEAEHEGVKFHFLTNPAENIADENGHVSEIRLERMALGPADASGRRSPKPTGEFFVEAFDTVIAAVSQKPDLSFMDNEAIDIPLTRWNTADADPQTMHTGTGNIFSIGDFRRGPATAVEAVGDGRIAAQAIDRFFHGDMDNIPVKPFNSRKHKQLKAVDPEQYKSIQRMARKIMPELTPEQREQSFDEVETGFDNADAIAEAARCLECGCQANTDCDLRDYSTEYKATQTHPEYKIDVASNESWQAIRAEEAKVGLTRQKFVVDDSSEFIIFDANRCISCGQCIQACREQNVHGVLSFMNQSDGKPASRPECRPNFGADKTLMGDSNCVQCGSCIQACPTGAMVDARDRKQGDTDLLKKVDTICTYCGVGCKLTMHIDEQKNKIRYIEGGDSPVNEGMLCVKGRFGFDFVGSDARLTTPLIRKDGWLQPASWEEAIKLIADKFTAIKQGFGSNALAGFSSAKTTNEDNYAFQKFIRRELGTNNVDHCARLCHASTVTGLEASLGSGAMTNDIPSIKHSDVIFIIGSDTTSAHPIIGSHIKQAVRHGGARLIVADPKRIDIADHAELYLAHRPGTDVMLINGVMQQIIKHGWYDQDYIDDRVDGFDTLLQEVMSPSYSLDKVELVTGVKAGDIFAMARLIGTAERTAVYYSMGITQHTTGHDNVRSIANLQLLCGNIGIEGGGINPLRGQSNVQGACDMGALPNNLPGYQKVYNPIVRQKFAMEWGVSDLPAEAGLTLTEIIDGACHRDVRGLYVMGENPVLSDPNQAHVIEGLEALDFLVVQDIFLTETAQYADVVLPSCSFAEKSGHFTNTERRVQRINPAVNPPGDAKEDWVIIQMLANAMGGGWDYKTVADITNEIARVTPQYGGLRWENITVNGVQWPTNKNNPDGTRIMHQTQFTRGRGQMEAIPFRYAAELPDAEYPLVLTTGRILEQFHTGTMTRKTKGLDNLAGPRAMVSVHDAEALGISNGQMLKVSTRRGEIEIAAFVTKRMQKGVVFIPFHFVESPVNRLTTTATDPHAKIPEFKVAAVRIDPIRESEAEITEA, from the coding sequence ATGATTCAAATCGTTATTGATGGGAAATATCGAATCGTCGAGCAAGGACAAACCGTTCTTGAAGCGGCAAAAACATGTGGTTTAGAGATCCCATCTTTATGTGGTTTGAACAAAACAGCGGATAAAGTACCGTGTGATTTGTGTGTCGTTGAAGTTGATGGCGTTGGTGTCACTCGTTCTTGTGAGCTTGAAGTGTCTAATGGGCTGAATATTACCACCCAGTCAAAACAGTTAACGATTCATCGGCAAGACGCGTTGAACCGTATCATGACCGATCATTACGCGGATTGTGAAGCGCCATGCCAAACAGCGTGTCCTGCTGGGGTCGATATCCAATCTTATCTGCATCATATTGCTCAAAATGATCACATCAAAGCGATAGAGGTCATCAAAAAGACACTACCAATGCCCCTTTCGATTGGTCGAGTATGTCCTGCTTTCTGTGAAACGGAATGTCGTCGCAACTTGGTCGATGAATCCATCGCGATTCGCCAACTCAAACGACACGCTGCCGACGCAGATTTAGCCGCTCAAGAGAGCTACATGCCAACTAAGAAACCAATCAAAGGCAAGAGTATTGCGATTGTTGGTAGTGGCCCCGGTGGTCTTACAGCAGGTTATTACCTATCTAACGAAGGCTACGATGTTAGTGTTTATGAGTCGATGCCCAAAGCGGGAGGTTGGTTGCGTTACGGTATCCCTGAATATCGCTTACCTAAGTCGATTCTAGATAAAGAAATCGAGCTGATGTGTCGTAATGGGATGTCGGTAGAGTGTGATAAAAAACTCGGTGTTGATTTTACACTGTCTGATTTGAGTAACGATTTTGATGCGGTTTGCTTGGCGGTTGGTGCATCGCAAGCGGTTGAAATGAATTATCCGGGCAGCGATCTTGGCGGTTGTTATCTAGGCGTCGATTACTTGAAAGATTACGTGATCGATCAGCAGTATGTCACTGGTAAAAAGGTTGCAGTGATTGGTGGTGGTAATACCGCGATTGACTGCGCTCGAACAGCGGTGCGTGATGGCGCGGATACTACGCTGATTTATCGTCGTACTCGAGATGAGATGCCGGCAGAAGATTACGAAATCGAAGAAGCTGAGCATGAAGGTGTGAAGTTCCATTTCTTAACCAACCCGGCAGAAAACATAGCCGATGAAAATGGTCATGTATCAGAAATACGATTAGAGCGTATGGCTTTGGGTCCGGCTGATGCTTCAGGTCGTCGCAGCCCTAAACCAACAGGCGAATTCTTTGTTGAAGCGTTTGATACGGTTATTGCTGCCGTGTCGCAAAAGCCGGATCTGAGCTTTATGGACAATGAAGCGATTGATATTCCTCTTACTCGTTGGAATACCGCTGATGCCGATCCGCAAACCATGCATACAGGTACTGGCAATATCTTTAGTATTGGTGATTTCCGACGCGGCCCTGCAACCGCAGTGGAAGCGGTGGGGGATGGGCGCATTGCTGCACAGGCGATTGATCGGTTCTTTCATGGCGATATGGATAACATTCCGGTTAAACCGTTTAATTCAAGAAAGCACAAGCAGCTCAAAGCGGTGGATCCTGAGCAATACAAATCCATACAGCGTATGGCGCGTAAGATCATGCCAGAGCTAACACCCGAGCAGCGTGAACAAAGCTTCGATGAAGTAGAAACAGGATTTGATAATGCCGATGCCATTGCGGAAGCAGCAAGATGTCTAGAATGTGGCTGCCAGGCCAATACTGATTGCGACCTACGAGACTACTCGACCGAATACAAGGCAACGCAAACACATCCAGAGTACAAAATCGATGTGGCTTCGAATGAGAGTTGGCAGGCGATTCGTGCAGAAGAAGCGAAGGTCGGTTTAACAAGACAAAAATTTGTAGTTGATGACAGTTCAGAATTTATTATCTTTGATGCCAACCGCTGTATCAGTTGCGGGCAGTGTATCCAAGCGTGCCGCGAACAGAATGTCCATGGCGTTCTAAGCTTCATGAATCAATCTGATGGCAAGCCTGCATCAAGACCTGAATGTCGTCCTAATTTTGGGGCAGACAAGACCTTAATGGGTGACTCAAACTGCGTTCAATGTGGATCTTGTATTCAGGCGTGTCCAACCGGTGCAATGGTGGATGCTCGTGATAGAAAGCAGGGAGACACAGACCTACTCAAGAAAGTGGATACCATCTGCACCTATTGTGGTGTGGGCTGTAAGCTAACCATGCATATTGATGAGCAGAAAAACAAAATCCGTTATATCGAAGGCGGTGACTCTCCGGTCAATGAAGGCATGTTGTGTGTTAAGGGGCGATTCGGCTTCGATTTTGTGGGCAGTGATGCGCGTTTAACCACACCATTAATTCGTAAAGATGGCTGGTTGCAACCTGCAAGTTGGGAAGAAGCGATTAAACTCATTGCTGATAAATTTACCGCGATTAAACAGGGCTTTGGTAGCAATGCTTTGGCGGGCTTCTCGTCGGCGAAAACCACCAATGAAGACAACTATGCCTTCCAAAAATTCATACGCCGTGAATTAGGCACTAATAACGTCGATCACTGTGCACGTCTTTGTCATGCTTCTACTGTTACCGGTTTAGAGGCTTCGCTGGGTAGCGGGGCGATGACCAATGATATTCCAAGTATCAAGCACTCAGATGTGATCTTTATTATCGGTTCAGACACGACTTCAGCACACCCAATTATTGGCTCGCACATCAAGCAAGCGGTGAGGCATGGTGGAGCACGATTGATCGTTGCTGATCCAAAACGAATCGATATTGCTGACCACGCTGAGCTTTACTTAGCGCACCGACCGGGCACCGATGTGATGCTGATTAATGGTGTGATGCAGCAGATCATCAAACACGGTTGGTACGATCAAGATTATATTGATGATCGTGTCGACGGCTTTGATACCTTATTGCAAGAAGTCATGTCACCAAGCTACTCACTTGATAAAGTCGAATTGGTGACTGGCGTGAAAGCGGGAGATATCTTCGCGATGGCTCGCTTGATTGGTACTGCAGAACGCACCGCAGTGTATTATTCGATGGGTATTACGCAACACACCACTGGTCACGACAACGTACGTTCAATCGCTAATCTACAACTATTGTGTGGCAACATTGGTATTGAAGGCGGTGGTATAAACCCATTACGTGGCCAATCCAATGTTCAGGGCGCGTGTGATATGGGGGCATTGCCGAACAACCTTCCAGGTTATCAGAAAGTGTATAACCCGATAGTTCGTCAAAAATTCGCGATGGAGTGGGGTGTTTCTGACTTACCAGCGGAAGCGGGGTTAACGCTCACCGAAATTATTGATGGAGCGTGCCATCGAGATGTTCGTGGTCTGTATGTCATGGGTGAGAACCCAGTGTTGAGTGACCCAAATCAAGCGCATGTGATTGAAGGCCTTGAAGCGTTAGATTTCCTAGTGGTTCAAGATATTTTCTTAACCGAAACCGCTCAGTATGCCGATGTGGTTCTGCCGTCTTGTTCGTTTGCTGAAAAGTCTGGCCACTTCACCAATACAGAGCGACGAGTCCAACGTATTAATCCTGCTGTTAATCCGCCCGGTGACGCGAAAGAAGATTGGGTGATTATTCAAATGCTAGCCAATGCAATGGGCGGCGGTTGGGACTACAAAACCGTTGCTGATATCACCAATGAGATAGCACGTGTAACGCCGCAGTATGGTGGTTTACGTTGGGAGAACATTACGGTGAACGGCGTCCAATGGCCAACTAATAAGAATAACCCTGACGGTACACGCATCATGCACCAGACTCAATTCACTCGCGGGCGTGGTCAAATGGAAGCGATTCCGTTTAGATACGCAGCAGAACTTCCTGATGCGGAATACCCGCTAGTATTAACGACAGGTCGCATCCTAGAACAGTTCCACACCGGGACCATGACACGTAAAACCAAAGGGCTTGATAACTTGGCAGGACCACGTGCGATGGTGAGTGTTCATGATGCCGAAGCGTTAGGGATCTCGAATGGCCAGATGCTCAAAGTATCAACCCGTCGTGGAGAAATTGAAATCGCGGCGTTTGTGACTAAGCGAATGCAAAAGGGTGTGGTATTTATTCCCTTCCATTTTGTCGAATCTCCAGTTAACCGCTTAACTACGACTGCAACCGATCCGCACGCTAAGATCCCAGAGTTTAAAGTGGCGGCAGTCCGCATTGATCCCATTCGTGAGTCTGAAGCAGAAATAACAGAAGCTTAG
- a CDS encoding DUF72 domain-containing protein: MDDRVITTETLPLRLGLTMWSHSEWQSQFYGKGTKPAERLEKYTQVFHTVEGNTTFYATPSMSTVNNWKAASHDDFRFTFKLPKFITHQQQLRHCQAELKEFLMTMSPLHDRIGQWTIQLPHSFEPSMLPALQKFCTLFPKNMQLGVEVRHLGFFDKGDAEKRFNHWLIEEGINRIIMDSRPVFSAPPTTEAVIDAHQKKPRVPVHAIATANNPMIRFIGHPDQEPNIEFFKPWFAKIPSWLNEGKQPYLMIHTPDNNHAPELAIAIYKQLQKQVSENTSLILPDLAQFPAQKGNHQISMF, encoded by the coding sequence ATGGATGATCGTGTAATAACAACAGAAACTTTACCTCTAAGACTTGGATTAACCATGTGGTCTCATTCCGAGTGGCAAAGTCAGTTCTATGGTAAGGGAACAAAACCTGCTGAACGCCTAGAGAAGTACACACAAGTTTTTCATACGGTTGAAGGCAACACGACCTTCTACGCCACACCGAGTATGTCGACCGTTAACAACTGGAAAGCCGCCAGTCACGATGATTTTAGGTTCACCTTCAAGCTGCCAAAGTTCATCACCCACCAGCAACAACTTAGGCACTGCCAAGCCGAGCTCAAAGAGTTTTTAATGACCATGTCGCCACTGCACGACCGTATTGGCCAATGGACGATTCAGCTACCACACAGTTTTGAACCTAGTATGCTCCCTGCCCTGCAAAAGTTTTGTACCTTGTTCCCCAAAAATATGCAGCTTGGCGTAGAGGTTCGTCACCTTGGTTTTTTTGATAAGGGTGATGCGGAAAAGCGCTTCAATCATTGGTTAATAGAAGAAGGGATCAATCGCATTATTATGGATAGCCGCCCCGTTTTCTCCGCACCACCAACCACAGAAGCGGTGATCGATGCTCATCAGAAAAAGCCGCGCGTTCCCGTGCATGCGATTGCGACCGCCAATAATCCTATGATTCGATTTATTGGTCACCCAGACCAAGAACCTAATATTGAGTTTTTTAAACCTTGGTTTGCCAAAATTCCAAGCTGGCTTAATGAAGGCAAACAGCCCTATTTAATGATCCACACCCCAGACAATAATCACGCACCTGAACTTGCGATAGCTATTTATAAGCAGCTGCAAAAGCAAGTGTCTGAAAATACGTCACTTATCTTGCCTGATCTCGCTCAATTTCCAGCACAGAAAGGCAATCATCAAATCTCGATGTTTTAA
- a CDS encoding alpha-L-glutamate ligase-like protein has protein sequence MFDQFTSPFKLKDKGIMGMNKRNHSYIGRYNDRSKYPLVDDKLKTKIIAEQAGATVPTLIGVIGHQAEVKTIHKMVKEWPGFVIKPAQGSGGKGILVVISHKDGVYTKPSGSTINEEDVERHISNALAGLFSLGGKNDVAVVENLIKFDECFDGFSYEGVPDVRIIVFKGYPVMAMMRLSTSASDGKANLHQGAVGVGICIATGKAVRAVQFDHPVTHHPDTDKELAQLQVPHWEKLLTLASSAWEMTGLGYMGTDMVLDQEEGPMVLELNARPGLAIQIANGAGLLPRLHHIENLGTPAEYPKPAERVAYAAKQFGVHGNELASN, from the coding sequence ATGTTTGATCAATTTACTTCACCGTTTAAGTTGAAAGACAAAGGCATAATGGGAATGAACAAGCGTAACCATAGCTATATTGGTCGCTACAATGATCGTTCCAAGTATCCACTCGTTGATGACAAGCTTAAGACTAAGATTATTGCTGAACAAGCTGGTGCAACCGTACCAACACTGATTGGCGTTATTGGTCATCAAGCTGAAGTAAAAACAATCCACAAGATGGTTAAAGAGTGGCCGGGGTTTGTAATCAAGCCCGCTCAAGGTAGTGGTGGTAAAGGTATCCTTGTTGTTATTTCTCACAAGGATGGTGTTTATACCAAGCCATCAGGTTCTACTATCAATGAAGAAGACGTAGAGCGTCATATCAGTAACGCTCTCGCGGGTCTTTTCTCACTGGGTGGTAAGAACGACGTAGCCGTGGTTGAAAACCTCATCAAGTTTGACGAGTGTTTTGATGGCTTCAGTTATGAAGGTGTGCCCGATGTACGAATTATCGTATTCAAAGGCTACCCTGTGATGGCGATGATGCGTCTTTCTACTTCAGCTTCTGACGGCAAGGCAAACTTGCACCAAGGCGCTGTGGGTGTGGGCATCTGTATCGCAACGGGTAAAGCCGTTCGTGCGGTTCAATTTGACCACCCTGTGACTCACCACCCAGACACGGACAAAGAGTTGGCACAACTTCAAGTACCGCATTGGGAAAAACTGCTTACGCTAGCATCAAGCGCGTGGGAAATGACAGGCCTTGGTTACATGGGCACTGACATGGTTTTAGACCAAGAAGAAGGCCCAATGGTACTAGAGCTAAACGCTCGTCCAGGATTAGCAATACAGATTGCAAACGGCGCGGGTTTATTGCCTCGCTTGCATCATATTGAAAACCTAGGCACGCCAGCTGAATATCCAAAACCTGCCGAGCGCGTTGCATACGCCGCAAAGCAATTTGGTGTTCACGGTAACGAACTCGCTTCAAACTAA
- a CDS encoding ATP-dependent zinc protease family protein: protein MFKRLSPIVAVGLLSGCTLTNSATYHQETLDAISRSETNIANKVQNLELQLSNQSDYIESLEDEITTLSSQLDVHLTSMEHKVIEELEQEEPVVVAATPVTTTLQPTILGGIEKVSIDSIKQSFDARVDTGATTSSLNAIDIKEFERNGKDWVRFHLADKAQAVEDQKWIEAPVVRYVKIRQSTNDQTERRAVIELWVKVGKIHEKAQFTLADRSQMSHPVLLGREFIKDIALVDVSKKYVQTEVK from the coding sequence ATGTTTAAGCGATTATCGCCTATCGTGGCGGTTGGTTTGCTCTCTGGCTGTACTCTTACAAATAGTGCGACCTACCACCAAGAAACTCTCGACGCTATTTCCCGCTCAGAGACAAACATCGCAAATAAGGTTCAAAATCTTGAACTGCAACTAAGCAATCAAAGTGATTATATTGAAAGCTTAGAAGACGAAATCACCACTCTTTCTAGTCAATTAGATGTTCACCTAACCAGTATGGAACACAAGGTAATTGAAGAACTAGAGCAAGAAGAACCCGTCGTCGTTGCCGCTACTCCTGTCACTACTACGTTACAACCGACCATCCTTGGCGGAATCGAAAAAGTGTCTATCGATTCGATCAAACAAAGCTTTGATGCGCGAGTTGATACTGGCGCAACCACCTCTTCTTTAAATGCTATCGACATCAAAGAATTCGAACGTAACGGTAAAGACTGGGTTAGATTCCATTTGGCCGATAAAGCACAAGCTGTAGAAGACCAAAAATGGATTGAAGCGCCCGTTGTGCGGTATGTGAAAATCCGTCAGTCAACCAATGACCAGACAGAACGTCGAGCTGTGATCGAATTATGGGTAAAAGTTGGAAAAATCCATGAAAAAGCGCAATTTACATTGGCGGATCGCTCTCAAATGAGTCACCCTGTATTACTAGGGCGCGAATTTATCAAAGACATAGCGCTAGTAGATGTAAGTAAAAAGTACGTACAAACGGAAGTTAAATAA